The proteins below come from a single Salvelinus alpinus chromosome 18, SLU_Salpinus.1, whole genome shotgun sequence genomic window:
- the LOC139544498 gene encoding transmembrane protein 119-like → MTFLMALHLISLSVMLWSSSPSLATPLPFNISLEGSGEGEELGSLIPTPSSPTTSGPASESPTTSDGSTHIEHFLLSQMVHFLQENMLLILVASILFITIFLILCCACIMSRKRKVNAYYPSSFPSKMYVDQRDKTGCTKLFNEVPEKPSNGQQAEPVDSSKQLQQDIMRAAKNLRTPSKPPLGEREGNNPTQIAAAAEKSPDVNVQAEGEIIEKDNEPSNAPEQSEEEVCQLSDSEAQHRSCPKQPEIHPGQIGLTEDDESLTRAELPSGPGHSQSKQEGDRQENSTVTQSIPLITGEKTAF, encoded by the coding sequence ATGACGTTCCTCATGGCACTTCATCTGATTAGTCTTTCTGTGATGCTGTGGTCCAGCAGTCCCAGTCTGGCCACACCCCTCCCTTTTAACATTTCCTTGGAGGgcagtggagagggggaggagctgGGCAGCCTCATCCCCACCCCTTCCTCACCTACCACCAGTGGCCCCGCATCAGAGTCCCCAACCACCTCAGATGGCTCCACTCACATAGAGCACTTCCTGCTCAGCCAGATGGTTCACTTCCTGCAGGAGAACATGCTCCTCATCCTTGTTGCCTCCATCCTCTTCATCACCATCTTCCTCATCCTCTGCTGTGCTTGCATCATGAGCCGCAAGCGGAAGGTCAATGCCTACTACCCCTCGTCCTTCCCCTCTAAGATGTATGTGGACCAGAGGGACAAGACCGGATGTACCAAGCTCTTCAACGAGGTGCCAGAGAAACCCTCCAATGGGCAGCAGGCTGAACCAGTTGACTCAAGCAAGCAGCTCCAACAAGACATCATGAGGGCAGCCAAGAACCTCCGCACTCCCTCCAAACCTCCCCTGGGTGAGCGAGAGGGAAACAACCCCACACAGATAGCAGCAGCTGCAGAGAAAAGTCCTGATGTGAATGTTCAGGCTGAGGGAGAAATCATAGAGAAAGACAACGAGCCATCAAATGCACCTGAGCAGAGCGAGGAGGAGGTATGCCAGCTCTCAGACAGTGAGGCCCAACACCGCAGCTGCCCCAAGCAGCCAGAGATCCATCCAGGACAGATAGGCCTAACAGAGGATGATGAGTCACTCACAAGAGCTGAGCTTCCATCTGGACCAGGGCACTCACAGTCCAAGCAGGAAGGGGATAGGCAGGAGAACTCTACTGTCACGCAGTCTATTCCATTGATCACTGGGGAGAAAACAGCATTTTAA